One segment of Pristiophorus japonicus isolate sPriJap1 unplaced genomic scaffold, sPriJap1.hap1 HAP1_SCAFFOLD_1745, whole genome shotgun sequence DNA contains the following:
- the LOC139243592 gene encoding protein-serine O-palmitoleoyltransferase porcupine-like isoform X2: MASLSRQEFFRQLSRGCVLPTAQQGFEQVWQLLLICLGCRVLWRLGLPPWLKHLSAVGGGFYCLHHFFEMQMVWVVLLSLMCYIVLFLCRYSRYKGVFLSITILIYLLMGEMHMVDTVSWHKMRGAQMIVAMKAISLGFDLDQGSVGAMPSPIAFMGYIYFVGTVIFGPWVSFSGYLQAVESKKMDFGWFMKVSLSMVKSLICLVISTCVAPYLFPYFIPVYGDKLLKRGSMVRWLRAYESAVSFHFSNYFVGFLSETTATLAGAGYTEEKDHVKWDLVVSRPWKVELPRSMVEVVTNWNMPMSRWLNTYVFKSALTLGTFPAILVTYAASALLHGLSFHLGAVLFSLGFITYVEHVLRKKLAAIFGACILSRRCPTNCSHHNKTNVGVRLANVLFGLLSIFYLTYLGSFFDIDVEEEVEEQGYGMSPTILKWQELGWAGHWTTFGLWVFYRLLG; this comes from the exons gtcTCCCCCCGTGGCTAAAGCACCTGAGCGCCGTGGGCGGAGGGTTTTACTGCCTCCACCACTTCTTTGAAATGCAGATGGTGTGGGTGGTGCTGCTGAGCCTGATGTGTTACATCGTCCTCTTCCTGTGCCGCTATTCCCGGTATAAAGGCGTCTTCCTCTCCATCACCATTCTCATCTACCTGCTGATGGG GGAGATGCACATGGTGGATACGGTCAGCTGGCACAAGATGCGAG GAGCGCAGATGATCGTGGCCATGAAGGCCATCTCGCTGGGGTTCGACCTGGACCAGGGCTCTGTCGGCGCCATGCCTTCGCCCATCGCCTTCATGGGCTACATCTACTTCGTGGGCACAGTCATCTTCGGGCCCTGGGTCAGCTTCAGTGGCTACCTGCAGGCGGTGGAGAGCAAGAAGATG GATTTCGGCTGGTTTATGAAGGTTTCCCTGAGCATGGTCAAAAGTCTCATCTGCCTGGTTATCTCCACCTGTGTTGCCCCTTACCTCTTCCCTTACTTCATCCCAGTCTACGGGGACAAGCTCCTGAAAAG AGGATCGATGGTCCG GTGGCTTCGGGCCTATGAGAGCGCTGTCTCCTTCCACTTCAGCAACTACTTTGTGGGGTTCCTGTCGGAGACCACGGCCACCCTGGCAGGGGCAGGCTACACCGAGGAAAAGGACCACGTCAAATG GGACCTGGTGGTTTCGAGGCCCTGGAAGGTGGAACTGCCCCGTTCGATGGTCGAGGTCGTTACCAACTGGAACATGCCAATGTCTCGCTGGCTCAACACCT ATGTGTTTAAAAGTGCCCTGACGTTGGGGACATTTCCGGCCATCCTGGTCACTTACGCTGCCAGTGCATTGCTACAC GGGCTCAGTTTTCACCTGGGTGCTGTTCTCTTCTCTCTCGGATTCATCACGTACGTCGAACACG TGTTGAGAAAGAAATTGGCGGCAATATTCGGAGCCTGTATCCTCTCCAGAAGGTGTCCAACAAACTGCTCCCACCACAATAAAACG AATGTTGGGGTTCGCCTGGCCAATGTCCTATTCGGGTTACTCAGCATCTTCTACCTGACTTATCTGGGCTCGTTCTTCGATATCGACGtggaggaagaggtggaggagcAG GGCTACGGAATGTCCCCCACCATCTTGAAGTGGCAGGAGCTGGGCTGGGCAGGCCACTGGACAACCTTCGGCCTCTGGGTCTTCTACCGTCTGCTCGGCTGA
- the LOC139243592 gene encoding protein-serine O-palmitoleoyltransferase porcupine-like isoform X1: MASLSRQEFFRQLSRGCVLPTAQQGFEQVWQLLLICLGCRVLWRLGLPPWLKHLSAVGGGFYCLHHFFEMQMVWVVLLSLMCYIVLFLCRYSRYKGVFLSITILIYLLMGEMHMVDTVSWHKMRGAQMIVAMKAISLGFDLDQGSVGAMPSPIAFMGYIYFVGTVIFGPWVSFSGYLQAVESKKMDFGWFMKVSLSMVKSLICLVISTCVAPYLFPYFIPVYGDKLLKRKKRKIRGSMVRWLRAYESAVSFHFSNYFVGFLSETTATLAGAGYTEEKDHVKWDLVVSRPWKVELPRSMVEVVTNWNMPMSRWLNTYVFKSALTLGTFPAILVTYAASALLHGLSFHLGAVLFSLGFITYVEHVLRKKLAAIFGACILSRRCPTNCSHHNKTNVGVRLANVLFGLLSIFYLTYLGSFFDIDVEEEVEEQGYGMSPTILKWQELGWAGHWTTFGLWVFYRLLG; this comes from the exons gtcTCCCCCCGTGGCTAAAGCACCTGAGCGCCGTGGGCGGAGGGTTTTACTGCCTCCACCACTTCTTTGAAATGCAGATGGTGTGGGTGGTGCTGCTGAGCCTGATGTGTTACATCGTCCTCTTCCTGTGCCGCTATTCCCGGTATAAAGGCGTCTTCCTCTCCATCACCATTCTCATCTACCTGCTGATGGG GGAGATGCACATGGTGGATACGGTCAGCTGGCACAAGATGCGAG GAGCGCAGATGATCGTGGCCATGAAGGCCATCTCGCTGGGGTTCGACCTGGACCAGGGCTCTGTCGGCGCCATGCCTTCGCCCATCGCCTTCATGGGCTACATCTACTTCGTGGGCACAGTCATCTTCGGGCCCTGGGTCAGCTTCAGTGGCTACCTGCAGGCGGTGGAGAGCAAGAAGATG GATTTCGGCTGGTTTATGAAGGTTTCCCTGAGCATGGTCAAAAGTCTCATCTGCCTGGTTATCTCCACCTGTGTTGCCCCTTACCTCTTCCCTTACTTCATCCCAGTCTACGGGGACAAGCTCCTGAAAAG GAAAAAACGGAAAATCAG AGGATCGATGGTCCG GTGGCTTCGGGCCTATGAGAGCGCTGTCTCCTTCCACTTCAGCAACTACTTTGTGGGGTTCCTGTCGGAGACCACGGCCACCCTGGCAGGGGCAGGCTACACCGAGGAAAAGGACCACGTCAAATG GGACCTGGTGGTTTCGAGGCCCTGGAAGGTGGAACTGCCCCGTTCGATGGTCGAGGTCGTTACCAACTGGAACATGCCAATGTCTCGCTGGCTCAACACCT ATGTGTTTAAAAGTGCCCTGACGTTGGGGACATTTCCGGCCATCCTGGTCACTTACGCTGCCAGTGCATTGCTACAC GGGCTCAGTTTTCACCTGGGTGCTGTTCTCTTCTCTCTCGGATTCATCACGTACGTCGAACACG TGTTGAGAAAGAAATTGGCGGCAATATTCGGAGCCTGTATCCTCTCCAGAAGGTGTCCAACAAACTGCTCCCACCACAATAAAACG AATGTTGGGGTTCGCCTGGCCAATGTCCTATTCGGGTTACTCAGCATCTTCTACCTGACTTATCTGGGCTCGTTCTTCGATATCGACGtggaggaagaggtggaggagcAG GGCTACGGAATGTCCCCCACCATCTTGAAGTGGCAGGAGCTGGGCTGGGCAGGCCACTGGACAACCTTCGGCCTCTGGGTCTTCTACCGTCTGCTCGGCTGA
- the LOC139243592 gene encoding protein-serine O-palmitoleoyltransferase porcupine-like isoform X3: MASLSRQEFFRQLSRGCVLPTAQQGFEQVWQLLLICLGCRVLWRLGLPPWLKHLSAVGGGFYCLHHFFEMQMVWVVLLSLMCYIVLFLCRYSRYKGVFLSITILIYLLMGEMHMVDTVSWHKMRGAQMIVAMKAISLGFDLDQGSVGAMPSPIAFMGYIYFVGTVIFGPWVSFSGYLQAVESKKMDFGWFMKVSLSMVKSLICLVISTCVAPYLFPYFIPVYGDKLLKRWLRAYESAVSFHFSNYFVGFLSETTATLAGAGYTEEKDHVKWDLVVSRPWKVELPRSMVEVVTNWNMPMSRWLNTYVFKSALTLGTFPAILVTYAASALLHGLSFHLGAVLFSLGFITYVEHVLRKKLAAIFGACILSRRCPTNCSHHNKTNVGVRLANVLFGLLSIFYLTYLGSFFDIDVEEEVEEQGYGMSPTILKWQELGWAGHWTTFGLWVFYRLLG; this comes from the exons gtcTCCCCCCGTGGCTAAAGCACCTGAGCGCCGTGGGCGGAGGGTTTTACTGCCTCCACCACTTCTTTGAAATGCAGATGGTGTGGGTGGTGCTGCTGAGCCTGATGTGTTACATCGTCCTCTTCCTGTGCCGCTATTCCCGGTATAAAGGCGTCTTCCTCTCCATCACCATTCTCATCTACCTGCTGATGGG GGAGATGCACATGGTGGATACGGTCAGCTGGCACAAGATGCGAG GAGCGCAGATGATCGTGGCCATGAAGGCCATCTCGCTGGGGTTCGACCTGGACCAGGGCTCTGTCGGCGCCATGCCTTCGCCCATCGCCTTCATGGGCTACATCTACTTCGTGGGCACAGTCATCTTCGGGCCCTGGGTCAGCTTCAGTGGCTACCTGCAGGCGGTGGAGAGCAAGAAGATG GATTTCGGCTGGTTTATGAAGGTTTCCCTGAGCATGGTCAAAAGTCTCATCTGCCTGGTTATCTCCACCTGTGTTGCCCCTTACCTCTTCCCTTACTTCATCCCAGTCTACGGGGACAAGCTCCTGAAAAG GTGGCTTCGGGCCTATGAGAGCGCTGTCTCCTTCCACTTCAGCAACTACTTTGTGGGGTTCCTGTCGGAGACCACGGCCACCCTGGCAGGGGCAGGCTACACCGAGGAAAAGGACCACGTCAAATG GGACCTGGTGGTTTCGAGGCCCTGGAAGGTGGAACTGCCCCGTTCGATGGTCGAGGTCGTTACCAACTGGAACATGCCAATGTCTCGCTGGCTCAACACCT ATGTGTTTAAAAGTGCCCTGACGTTGGGGACATTTCCGGCCATCCTGGTCACTTACGCTGCCAGTGCATTGCTACAC GGGCTCAGTTTTCACCTGGGTGCTGTTCTCTTCTCTCTCGGATTCATCACGTACGTCGAACACG TGTTGAGAAAGAAATTGGCGGCAATATTCGGAGCCTGTATCCTCTCCAGAAGGTGTCCAACAAACTGCTCCCACCACAATAAAACG AATGTTGGGGTTCGCCTGGCCAATGTCCTATTCGGGTTACTCAGCATCTTCTACCTGACTTATCTGGGCTCGTTCTTCGATATCGACGtggaggaagaggtggaggagcAG GGCTACGGAATGTCCCCCACCATCTTGAAGTGGCAGGAGCTGGGCTGGGCAGGCCACTGGACAACCTTCGGCCTCTGGGTCTTCTACCGTCTGCTCGGCTGA